The Corallococcus silvisoli genome contains the following window.
GTGAAGGCGGGAGATGGCGGGAACGGCGCCGTGTCCTTCCGGCGTGAGAAGTTCATCGAGCGGGGCGGCCCCAACGGCGGCGACGGCGGCAACGGGGGTTCCGTGCTGTTCGTGGCGAACCCGCAGCTGACCACGCTCCTGGACTACCGCTACCAGCAGCACCACCGGGCCAAGAGCGGCGAGCACGGCATGGGCAGTGACTGCAACGGTCACGGGGCCGAGGATCTGGTGCTCCAGGTGCCGGTGGGCACGCTGATCCGCAACGAGGCCACGGGCGAGCTGCTGGTGGACCTGAGCGACCCGGGCCAGGAGTTCGTCGCGGCCAAGGGCGGCCGGGGCGGCCTGGGCAACATGAACTTCGCCACCTCCACGCGCCAGACGCCGCGCTTCGCGCAGGACGGCACGCAGGGCGAGGAGATCACGCTGCGGCTGGAGCTGAAGCTGCTGGCGGACGTGGGCCTGCTGGGCTTCCCCAACGCGGGCAAGAGCACGTTCATCTCGCGGGTGAGCCGCGCGCGTCCCAAGGTGGCGGACTACCCGTTCACCACGCTGGTGCCGAACCTGGGCATGGTCCAGTACAAGGACAACCTGTCCTTCGTCATGGCGGACATCCCCGGCATCATCGAGGGCGCCAGCGAGGGCGTGGGCCTGGGGCACCAGTTCCTGCGCCACGTGGAGCGCTGCAAGGTGCTGGTGCACCTCATCGACATGGGCGCCGAGGGCGAGGGCCGCAAGCCGCTGGACGACTTCAACATCCTCAACACGGAGCTGAAGAAGTACAGCGCGGAGCTGGCCAGCAAGCCGCAGGTGGTGGCCGCCAACAAGCAGGACCTGACGGAGGCCCGCGAGCGGCTGGGGCCCTTCACGGAGGCGCTGCGCCGCCGGGGGATCCGCGTGTACCCGGTGTCCTGCGCCACGGGCGAAGGCATGCAGGCCCTGATGGATGCGGTGGCGGAGGTGCTCTTCACGGGGCGCACCGACAAGCTCCATGTGGAGGCTCCGGCGAAGCAGGCGGCGCGCAAGGCTCCGGCGAAGCAGGCCGCGACGAAGGCGGCGCGCAAGGCTCCGGCGAAGCAGGCCGCGGGCAAGGCCTCGGCGACGAAGGCTCCGGCGAAGAAATCCGCGGGCAGGGCCTCGGCGAAGAAGGCGGCGCGCAAGGCTCCGGCGAAGAAGGTGGCTCGCAAGGCCCTGGCGAAGAAGGCCGCTGGCAAGCCCGTGGCGAAGAAGAAGGCCTCCTCGCGCACGCCGGTGGCGAAGAAGCCCGCGCGCAAGGCCCCGGTGAAGCAGGCGGCTTCGCGAAAGTCCGCGCGCAAGGCCCCGGCGAAGAAGTCCGCCACGAAGAAGTCCGGCGGGAGGCGCTGAGTCGATGGCTGGTGGAGGACCCCGCTACGAGAAGTTCGAGCGCGACGTCGTCGAGCCGGAGCAGTTCCTGCTCGACGTGCGGAAGGAGAAGATCGACCGCGTCGTCAGCCAGCGCACGCGCAACTTCACGGTGGTGCTCGACCGGTTGGAGGACAACTTCAACATGGCCGCGGTGCTGCGCACCTGCGAGTCCATGGGCGTGCAGGAGGTGCACGTCGTCATCAACCCGGAAGCGCCCTTCATCCCGAACTCGCGGGTGGCCCAGGGCTGCGACAAGTGGTTGGACGTGCACCTCTACAAGACGTTCGCGGAGTGCCGCGCGCACCTGAAGGAGCGCGGCTTCAGCCTCTACGCGTCGGCGCTGCGCGAGGGGGCCACGAACCTCTACAGCCTGCGCTTCGATACGAAGTTCGCCATGGTGTTCGGCAACGAGCGCTACGGGGTGAGTGACGACGTGCTCACCGGCGTGGACGGCACCTTCTGGGTCCCGATGAAGGGCTTCAGCCAGAGCCTGAACATCTCCGCGGCGGCGTCCGCCAGCATCACCCGGGCGATCGCCTGGCGGGACGAGCACCTGGGGAGCTCCGGGGACTTGTCTCCCGACGAGGCCCAGGCCCTGCGGGAGCGCTTCTACCTGCTGGGCGTGAAGCAGCGGAAGCGTCTGGTCAAAGCCACACAGCGGTGAATGCCGGCCCCCCGGGGGCCGTCCGGATGCGGTAGATGGACCCTGCGGGCACCTCGGGTGCCCGCTCCGGAGGCGCACGCCATGTTGCTGGAATCCCTGCTCTTCACGCTGCTCGCCGTGCCGCAGGCCCCCACCACCGCCGCCCCCACGCCGAAGCCCGCGGCCACCGCCGCCGCGCCGAAGCCCTCGGCCCCCTCGGATGCTGGCGTGGCCGCCGCGCCCGCCGCCGCGAAGCCGCCCGACACGGGCACGGCCTCCAGCGCCACGAAGCCCGCGCCGAAGATGACGCCCGAGGTGAAGGCGCTCGTGGACCGGATGCAGGCGTTCTACGAGAAGACGGGCGACTTCAAGGCGGGCTTCAAGCAGGACTACAAGTACAAGACCTTCCGCCGCACGCAGTCGTCGTCGGGCACGGTGACGTACAAGAAGCCGGGCCTGATGCGCTGGGAGTACACGAACCCGTCCACGCGCACGTTCGTGCTCGCGGGCAACAAGGTGTACGCGTACGACCCGGACGCGCAGACGCTCACGGTGGCCGCCGTGGACACCAGCCAGCTGTCCGCGTCGGTGACGTTCCTCTTCGGCCAGGGCAAGCTCGCGGACGAGTTCGCCATCTCCAAGGGGGACTGCAAGGACTGCAAGGGCACGCTGCTGGTGCTCGACCCCTTGAAGAACGAGCCGCGCTTCCGCCAGGTGCGCCTGGAGGTGGACCCGGCGACGGCGCAGGTGCTCAAGAGCACCGTGGTGGATCCCGACGGCAGCGAGAACACCATCGCCTTCCTGGACCTGAAGACGAACGTGGGCATCGCGGCGGACAGCTTCAAGCTGAACCCGCCCGAGGGCACCCGCGTGGACGACTTCACCAAGAAGGCGCAGTAGGAGCCGCCACCTCCCATGCGTGGCGTGCTGCTGGCGGGATGCGTGCTCATGGGCGCCGGGTGTCACTCCTCCGCGCCCGCGGGCCCTTCACGTCCCACGAGCCTCGTGGGACAGACACTGCCGCTCCTGTCGTCGCCCGCGCTGCGGCTGACGGTGGCGGGGAGGCTCGGGGGCCGGGTCGTGCCGGTGGTGCTGGATGTCACTCGGCCGCTGTCCCTCGTCTCCACTCCATGCTTCGACGGCGCACCGCCCGCGCCCGCCGGCACGGCGCGAGTACCCGAGCCCTCCGGAGGCCACCGCTCCTGGCCCGAGGTCCCCGCCCCGTTGTTGACGGTGGGCCCTGTCGCGCCGCCGCTGCGCACGTTGTTGCTGTCGGGCGAGCAGGGCTGCTCGGTGACGCTGGGGCAGGACGTGCTGGCCCCGTACGCCCTCACGGTGGATCCGCTGCGCCGCGAAGTGACGTTCACCGCCTCGCGTCCCCGTGAGGCCTACGACGCGGAGCTGCGCGCGACGGACGCGGTGCGCGAGTCCCATGTGGTGGAGCTCAGCCGGGAGCCGCAGGGGGACTGGCCGCTGCTGGCCGTGCAGGTGTCACAGGGCGAGGCGAGCCTCACGGGGCCCTTCGTGCTGGGCACGCGCGAGCCCTTCTCCCGGCTGGCGGTGGAGCCCGCGCTGGGGCAGGGACTGCAGCCGTTGGAGACCGCCGCGGGCCTGCCGCCGCGAACCTTCGCCGTGGACGCGGTGGAGGTGGCGGACGGCCTGGGCGTGCGGCCGCTGGTGATGGAGGCGGCGGGACGCTGGCCGTCACAGAGCAGCCTGGGCCGGCTGGGCCCGGACGTGTGGGGCCGCTTCACCGCCACCGTGGACGCGCAGGGCGGGGCGTTGGTGCTGCGCAGGCCTCACGTGCGCATGCCCGAGGGCGGCGGACGGCAGGAGTGCGCGGGCGAGGGCGGAGCCTTCAGCGAAGAGGCCTGTTACGGCGTCTTCGTGCGCGCGGAGCCCGATGGCGCGGTGGCCCTCTCCGGCGCGGTGTACCGGGACCTGCCGGAAGGCGTGCGCCTGTACGTGGAGCCTCGGGGCGCGGAGGGCCAGCGCCTGGAGACGGGCTGTCAGGTGGGCCTGAGCTTCCCCACCGCCACGCGCGGCGCCAACACGCAGCATCGGTTGCCGTGGGGGTCGTTGGCGAAGAGCCT
Protein-coding sequences here:
- a CDS encoding TrmH family RNA methyltransferase — translated: MAGGGPRYEKFERDVVEPEQFLLDVRKEKIDRVVSQRTRNFTVVLDRLEDNFNMAAVLRTCESMGVQEVHVVINPEAPFIPNSRVAQGCDKWLDVHLYKTFAECRAHLKERGFSLYASALREGATNLYSLRFDTKFAMVFGNERYGVSDDVLTGVDGTFWVPMKGFSQSLNISAAASASITRAIAWRDEHLGSSGDLSPDEAQALRERFYLLGVKQRKRLVKATQR
- a CDS encoding LolA family protein, whose amino-acid sequence is MLLESLLFTLLAVPQAPTTAAPTPKPAATAAAPKPSAPSDAGVAAAPAAAKPPDTGTASSATKPAPKMTPEVKALVDRMQAFYEKTGDFKAGFKQDYKYKTFRRTQSSSGTVTYKKPGLMRWEYTNPSTRTFVLAGNKVYAYDPDAQTLTVAAVDTSQLSASVTFLFGQGKLADEFAISKGDCKDCKGTLLVLDPLKNEPRFRQVRLEVDPATAQVLKSTVVDPDGSENTIAFLDLKTNVGIAADSFKLNPPEGTRVDDFTKKAQ
- the obgE gene encoding GTPase ObgE is translated as MKFVDEVRIYVKAGDGGNGAVSFRREKFIERGGPNGGDGGNGGSVLFVANPQLTTLLDYRYQQHHRAKSGEHGMGSDCNGHGAEDLVLQVPVGTLIRNEATGELLVDLSDPGQEFVAAKGGRGGLGNMNFATSTRQTPRFAQDGTQGEEITLRLELKLLADVGLLGFPNAGKSTFISRVSRARPKVADYPFTTLVPNLGMVQYKDNLSFVMADIPGIIEGASEGVGLGHQFLRHVERCKVLVHLIDMGAEGEGRKPLDDFNILNTELKKYSAELASKPQVVAANKQDLTEARERLGPFTEALRRRGIRVYPVSCATGEGMQALMDAVAEVLFTGRTDKLHVEAPAKQAARKAPAKQAATKAARKAPAKQAAGKASATKAPAKKSAGRASAKKAARKAPAKKVARKALAKKAAGKPVAKKKASSRTPVAKKPARKAPVKQAASRKSARKAPAKKSATKKSGGRR